In Gossypium hirsutum isolate 1008001.06 chromosome A10, Gossypium_hirsutum_v2.1, whole genome shotgun sequence, the DNA window ACTTGACTGGCCATATGGGTTTGCACTGGGTGGCACAGGCAGGCCATAGAGATTAGCACTTGGCTGCCCGTTTTGGCTGTATGGGTTAGCACTGGGCTGCACAGGCTGGCCATAGGGATTAGCACTTGAGTGCCCATTTTGGCCATATGGGTTAGTACTGGGCTGCACAGGCTGGCCATAGGGATTAGCACTTGGTTGCCCATTTTGGCCATATGGATTAGCATTGGGCTGCTCAGGCTGGCCATAGGGATTAGCACTTGGTTGCCCATTTTGGCCATATGGATTAGCACTGGGCTGAGCAAGCTGGCCATATGGATTCGCACTTGGCTGCGCGGGTTGGTACATATTAGCACCTGATTGTGCATGCTGGCCATAAGTAGCTACAGGTAGTGCAGATTGGCTGGATGGTGCTGAAAAGACTGTATGTAAAGCTGCATCATTTGCAGGTCCAGAGGGTGGAAGGATTTCTCCCAATATATCATCTTCCTGATTTGGATCTGACAATTCTTGAGGCAAAAACTGGAAATTTCCTGATGAAGGTTGACTGTTTGAGGCATTGAGAGTGGAGTAGGCAGAGAATGATTCCCCGAAGTCGAAGCCTGTGACAATCTCAGATTTTACAGAAGGTGGCTGAGCTGCTTCCATATTTTGGCTCATTGTAGCCTGGAAAGTAGTCGCCGGAGTCAATATTTGTTGCTGAGCTGAGGCAGCATCCCCTGAAGGGAAAGCCTTAAAAGGACCATCACCAAATGGATCATCAAAACCCTGTATCAAGAACAAAACTTATTCCCTAACAACAGAATTACAACAAATATTCAGAGCACATTGATGTCCACTGGAATCAAAGAATGAAGACAACGTTTAGAGGCAAAATAAAGGGGATGGATAGGATAGAGGGATGAATTAGAGCAAAATCTAGAAGATGATTATTTTCATAATCAGTTAAGTGATATAATTCAAAATAAGATTTCACCTTTATATACCTTTTTAAATTCACCGTAAAACCTTTTTATGTTATCCTTCTATAGTAAATATACAGATGATATCAACAATTCACAAAGTAGCTCCAATATTAACTACACATGCTGTTTTACATGCTGACTAATTAAAGATACAAGAATTGAATACAACAGATAAGGCTACAATAGAACAGCACATCTGCATTCATGGTATCACCAACAGGCATATTTTAGACAGGAAGGATGAAATCCTTGTATATGAAGCAAAGAAAAAGGAGTTTAAGAGGTCCTCAAACAAATCATATCTACCTGATTTCCGGAGTTAGATGCTGATGGATTAGCAGCAAAGGAGGGCATAGAACCTTTAGCATGGGCATCAGCCTCAGCAGCAGGGGTTTCAGATAGAGTTGGCACAACCGCCCATGAATCTGACAGTGCACCGAGTAAGTCCATTTCAGAACTGGTTGAAGCAGTGGGAGGAGCAGGGGCAGGTGTAGAAACAGGAGCACCGGCAGAGGCAGCTGAAACAGATGAGCAGAAGATAAAAAGTAAGTTCCGGGTTAAAAGGGATAAATGCAATAGCATAAAAAAGAACCCAATTTAGTTCCTCAAACACAAGGAGATTTAGTTCATACAAATACAATCATGTTAGACTCCAATCAgtacaatttcattttaaatGAGTAAAGGAAAGTCAAAATTGAAAACAAGGGGTCATCCTAACATAAATTTTATGgacgaaaatttaaaaatggaatGGAATGTGAACCAATATAGGATATCAAACTAAATACTTAAACAACTCAGAAATTTACATTTTGCATGGTGATTGTTCAAGCAAAACGTCACCACATCAACTAAGTTCTTATTGGATGAGCATAAAGACAACCATGATCAAGGAAACACCACTGGAACATACAAATGATGGTGTATATATTACAAATATAGTACCTGAAACTGAAACACGTGGATCAAATGCATTGAAAGCCTCCACATTTTTATTTGAAGGAGATGCTAAATTACCAAAATCAGACGTTGCTAGGTTAGGATTACTGCTAGCAGGAGGAGAAGATGACCTGGGAGCAGCTGCTACTGAAATTTCTCCATCCCTATCATCAATGATCTTTTCAGTGCACAGAAAAATACAACAGCAAGCAACATGTCTCCAAACATTTAAGGTACAAAATAATACCTTTCACTATGGACAGGACTATGAGATTCATTTACTGCTTCATAACTAGGAGGAGCACCATTATTTTGTTCAGAGAACTTCTGCTCATGCCGTCTATAGAaacttaatttttagaaaatttagaaaGCAATAATTGTTGTTAAAAAAATTGATCAACTAAGACAGGTTAAGAATGCACCCACTCAGGGTTACCTTCCATCCTGAGAATAATCATCAGCTCTAGCATTGCTGCCCCTGCAAAGACGACAGTTAATTACATTCTTCATGCCAAGCATCCATGAAGGTAAAGGCACCATACTTAAGATTCAGAGGGGGGGGGATCATGAAAATTACTAAATAGAACATCAATGACTGAACCAACACCCAAAAGCTCATGAAGAAAGAAACTTTATGCAGAAAATTACTAATTAATGCACCATGTATGCAGTAAATTACCTAATCTCGTGCAAAAGAACTTATTAAATATTCAACTTTCACCATCTAAATTGCAATCCAGAACAAGAAAGATATTTACTTCaacaaataattaagaaaaaaaatcgaatCAACAATATTAATATGCCTCTTAAAAAGAACATAGCCATATAAAGGTATCAAAAGGAAATAAAAGCATACCGTGAtgaatcaccatcatcatcaaaaGCATGGTCTCTATCAGAGCTCCTACTTCTGGTGCCATATTGATCACCATCAACACTTGTACTTCTACCTTTGTAGTCATCATCCCTGTAACCATCCCTGACATAGCGGTCTTCATTATCTCTGCTGTAGCGATCTCCATCACGACTGTTTGAATCTGAATATCTACCATACCGATCATCATCTCTATAACCATATTGATAATCATAATCATATCTGTCCCCCTGTCCCCCCGAACCTGCCCTATTCATTCCACCTGTTGATGTGCTCCGAAACCTGTAAAACAAACAGTTATACATTACGGAAGAATTCTACATATCCATTGATttatattctcatattctaaaaTGAATTTCCAAGGCAAAATATTCGAGACAAGAAATTAAATCACACGGATACCTGTAATCGTACGCAAGAAATGTCATTAGAACTTAGAGAAATGGAACTCAATTAGAAAAGGCTTAATATCATTTATATAAGCTTAATACCATATGCTACCTATATTATCTATTAGAGTAAAGATATAGGACCATGGCTgcagaaaataaattcaaaattttaatggGAAACCAGAGATAGTCCACCATGTCCATATCATGGTAGATTTGGCAAGACTAgactaattattttattttcaccacTAAATGGGTGAACAAGTAAAATCTCAAGAAACGGCCATAAATGGCGAAAATATACCAGCAGCTTAGGagaaaaaacaatttaaataattctcaagtcaattttgcaaaataaaagGTATGCATATGGGCATGCTCTTTCACAcatacttgtcatgttgaaagcATCTATGCTCTAACACACAAGTACTCATCataatttcatgatgaaattatGCATGCTCATCAATTTTGTACATGCTGGTCATATGTTGAAAACAGCAAGGAGATTAAAACATAAAGCCATTTTTGCAGACTCACTTGTCCTTGTTGGCTGCAGCCTTCTGTCTTACTTCAATTATCCTTTCTTTATCATTTACAAGAACCACAAGGCTCTGAGATTTTTTTCGAATATTGCTACCCTGGTCCCTTCCACTGGAATCAATGTACTGAAAGTCGGACAAACTCTGTAACATGAGATGGAATATTAATTAGACCAAAAGTTTTAAACACAGTGAGCCGCAGATAGAGTTATCAACACTGCATAAAATAATGTCATAAGAAACAGCAATTACTGATATTTGATATGCGTGTTCTCTTATGTCATCTATGACACGCTCTGATCCATGGGCAACAAGGTACTCCAAAACAGTCAGACCCTGAGGCTCaataaagaacataccttagTACAATGATATATTTTAATGTCGGGAGGAATTGGAGGAAAAGTAAAATATATACAGAAAACACAAAGCAAAATATAGTGCACAAAAAATGTACCACACCCCAACACAATGACCATGCAGAATTGAAGGAGATTTAGAGAAAGGATAAAACTTTTACAATTACATAAGTATTTAGAGGAACACTTTTTTCGGTTGTAGAGAGAACAAACTGACACTAATACAATTAACCCTTCAACATAATGCTGACCTTGTAGACATGACGCCAATTCTTTCTAGTGTCACTCATACGTTTCCAGATTACTGCCATGATTATCTGGTATTCATGACTGCATGGAGATTTGCAAAATAAATTTAGCTGTGACAAATAAGTAATGAAAATCAAACATAATTTCTCTCAAGCTTACTAGTTTCTAGTAGCCATTGCAATATCTGCAAGAAGTGACCCATGAGGACCCCAGGGCTCATTGCTGGTGGCATCAAGAACCTAAAGACAAGTTAAAAATGTATTACTAATTCAAGTAGATAAACAAAGTTTTAATTGTATTCCAGGTGATATTCTTATGTTGTTGCATAGTGATTGCTGTTGTTAAATAACTATTTTTACTTTATAAATTTAAGGACAATCTCCTCTtaccaaatgaaaataaaatggaagAGTTGGATCCACTATATTCTATCAAGATTCAGCACAACCAGCATTAGAAGTTAGCCTAACTTCAGAAGTAGTTTACATAGAAAATTTGGGTCCTAGAGCAAATGAAAGAATCAGTCCTCTTAGTACCCTTCCATCCAAACGTTCACTTAAGAGGCTCAAGCAGGCCATGTAATGGGAAGTGACAGGAAGCTCAACACCGAATATAAGTAAGCTTGTTTTCCAAATCATATAACCACATTTCAAAATTCTCCAGTTCTAGTAGCGCTTCGTTGAGAAGGCGAATAAGCAGAGGCCTCTGACTGGTAGTAAATCACCCCTcgtataacaaaaaataaatcaagcTACAGTTTCTCTTTCTGAAAACAACAGCATTTTTCCAGTCATTGCCACCTCACCATAATGTAGACATGAGCATTAACCCTCTGGACCTCCACAACTTCACCAAAAAAATAAAGCTGGATTCCACTTATAATCCCATTTCCCACTTCTCTTCCATACAAGGGTATGCAACATTACGAAATCATAACAGCATTTTAATAGATAATAGTTAAAGTCCCTTACTTTTTGGCAACTATGATGCCAATCAATCTAAAAATCACATTCATAGTTTAATACCTCAGAAAACATATCATATCGACTGAACAATATCTAGATAGTCTATTAAACCCCTAGCCAAAGAGAAACCTAATTCTACAAGAAACAACCATAGATGCTTACAATTATGCAACAATTGATTATTAGGTACTCGTATGCTCAGTGAACTTTCTAACAATATTCTTACCTTCTGCTCTATTCCAGGAACTTTAAGAACTTTCTTATTAACTCCTCTCTTACTGCaggaacaaagaataataaatcATTTAGCACTGGTTATATAGCAAATACCAAGACGCACGAAtacaagaaatatatatatattcacaaaaGACCAAACTCGCAAGGATCATTCTTCAGAGTATAATTTTGTTACGAAGAGATTGCTTATACTGTTAAATATTCAAACAATTCAAAAATGTTAATTAGATAGAGGGAATTTGTATCTAATAACGAACTTACAGGTCTCTAACAGTTTGGCCTAAGGCCTTCTTCATCGTTGCCTGCGTTCACAATGAAGCAGCCCTGTCGCATTAGAGACAAAAACAACAGAAAGAAAGATCAGATCTTGAACCATTTTCAAGATCACAATGGAATAAAATTAGATGCACGTgaacaaaatttattattaaaagaattcaaagaaaaaaaaaggtcatTTAGAGGCAAGTAAAGAAGATAATCGggataaaaattctaaaatttcaaaaaatatttttaacagaTCCCTAAATCTTGCAATCGCGCAATAAGAATCTTTGcaagcaaaaacaaaataaataaataaatatatgtatatatatatttaagtgtAACTTACAATAATTAGAAACAAAACTCAAATCATTCAACCAGAAAGAGAAACGAGAAACCTTTACAACCATTATCAATTTAAAGAAGAGGAAAACATAATCAAAATGAGAATTGAGCTAAACACGGAGGAAGTTTAAAAAATAGaagtctaaaatttaaaaaacaaaaaaaaaaaccaaacggAACTCCAAATCaataatgtaataaataaatgaagcaGATCTGAAtgtgagaaaaaagaaagaacgaATATAATAAACAAGATAAACAAAGCCAGAAcctgattgaatcaaaattgaaaccgcAGATCTGATGCAAAATTGATCGTCGGTGctagaagaaaaatgaaagagagagagagagagagagacagagAGATAGAGAGAGGAGGAGTGGGGTGGGGGAGAGAGGAAAAAGCGCGGAGGGTTCTTCCTCCCACGAAATGCAAATTTTGGTGCTTAAAGAAATATAGCGGTAAACAAATGAGAAAGTgtgagaaaatgagagaaaatttaTGAATAAAGCTTCGTTTTGATTTGATcggttttgtttctttttattatttttactctttttttttttttagatttagagagaaaagaaagaatgGAATAAAATAAGACAGCGCAACTTACACGCAGAATATTAAggggttttgtttttttattattatgttataaaattaatatagcATTTAAGTGTATTCTTTTTATCTAATATTTAGATTTTTTgggtaaatataaaaatagtcatccaactatgtttttttttctattttggttatctaattattaaaattttcaatttagtcactaaatttttcgaaattaaatattttaatccttCTTAgttaatatagttttttttattggtctagtaataaaaataaccttataatgtttacatattttatcaatttgatcttaaatataaaaaaatcaatacatttagccctcaatgtttacaaaatttgttaatttagtgttatttctaaaaaatcaataaatttgactctcaacatttacaaatatatcaatttagtcttaattttaaaaattcaaaaacattcattttTATCCTTTCATAACTCATCGACTAAACCATGTAAtgtattaaaataagaaaaagaatacCCTTTTTCAAGTCACTTGCAACAATTTCTTTTACTATAATTTAGGCTTCACATTGGACCAAActaattgattttaaatttatctaGAATAATCGGCTGCATTATTACCTGAACAAGTTTTTTACTTGGAGTCGAGGGTTGGGGCgggctaatttttaaaaatagtctaGTCGGGTCAAGGTTGAGTTTAGAATGAAATCACCCCACCTCACTCCAAGATATTTACGAAATTACCctttatacatatttaatgttaattaaattaaaaaaatctctaAAATTTATCACTACTAGTCTCATTCTATTGCCTCTATACTAATTCCCTTTCACCGCTGGAAGGTTATTTCTccaattttctattttcttaatttaataatttattaaaggaAAATTTgttccttcttttttcttctatATTGTAATCTCAACATATGTGTAAATATTCATTAAAACACAAGCTCAGAGATAAATCATTAAGtaaatctaataaaaaaatggtatcaaaacattttgtttttaaaaaaattgcctGGTCCAGCCCTGTTGGGATCATTAGTTAGTCAATAGTTTATAAAgagctaaaaataatttttaaatttttagagttaggactaaattaataattttgtaaatgttgacagccaaattaattgaattttttaagattagaactaaaatgaaaatttttgttaacattgagggctaattttgttgaatttttttatatttacgaTCAAACTGATAACATATGTAACAATCAGAGGGCTAATTTTGTTACTAAACCAATAAAAAAAGGTCCATATCAACTCAGAGTGactaaaacatttaattttaaaaaatttagtgactaattcaaaaataataaataattgagtgaccaaaatagaataaaaagcaTAATTGAGTGACccttttatagtttacccttttattttCCATAAACAAACTCCCAAATCTGGAGAGTAGATTCAACAAGCTCATAACATATGAGGAGCAACTTAAATCAATGTCGGTTCTACACGAGTTCCAGTCGTTTTGGTTGGTGTGTATTGTTCCAGTAATAAATCAGTGCAATCAGCTCTCTTGTTTGCATCAGCTAAAATTTCAACCCGTATCAATCAAACCAGTTCCGTTTTACCTAATTTCGATCACATCAGCAAAAACATTGTGCATTGGCTAGTCGCTGGTGCAAGGGGTGTATTCGGGTTGATTcaatttttatctaaaaatttaaCCGAATCACTCTATTCAATTTTCAATCATATGGAATACAAATCAAAATATCCAAAATCAATAATTGCAGTTTGATTCGGTTCGGCAGTGTTCAGTAAATTTGGactttttcaaaaaagaaataatatcaCCTTGTTTTGAGCCTTAAAAAATCTAACATTGCAATTCGTAAATTTTTTAACAACAATTATTATACATTCTCTAGAttcatttatacatttataaagtgaattaaataattaaatttagatcCTATTCATCCACAAGAGCATTTGAGAAATCATTTTAAGTTGAGCTATTAAGATGATAAATCATTCCAAATTGTTAAAAGGAAAGTTAATGCATAAATCGTTCACATACCTAATGTTTTGTTGTGTTATTTCTTTTAATcagtttaatttttttggtaaagaagaaaaataaactaGTTTTGTTAaagatcgacccgattaagcaacgaacaagtaaaaaatagcgaaagaaattgagaaattgaacacataaatttaacgtAAAAAAACTcgtccaaagaggataaaaaatcacgggcaaatataattttactataatggcaaaagaacaaagAATACAAAAGATGcagataaaactaaaccctgaaactcgaaaaacaaagaaccctcaaaacataaatacaaaattctccaaaagtgttatgagttctaatctttttAATGAGTGTGTTTTTTAATGTtgtaaaatagtttatttataagGTAATTTCGTAGGTCAAATAAAGTATactaataaatgataaatatatattatactaataaatattaaatcttctagaaagaaaatatattttgtttaacttgacttgcaagtaatttattattttatttaacagtAATTTGAGTCACATAACTCTAACAAGTTTACATCTAAACTGTTTCTACTAGACATCTACTTTCATCGGCTTCTTGTTGATGATAGAGGTCATGCCATACGCCAATATGTTGTACCTTTTCAATGAACTTAATCCAGGAATTGTGAGACCCGAAATTGAAGACCACAATTTGAATTAAAGCAAATAATGTTCTAGATGCTGCAAACTGTGGGCCAATTTAGTAAGATGCCTACTAAAGATCCACATTTGCATCTTCGCTTATTTAGGAAAGTAAGTGACTCCTTAATGATCGAAGATGCTTTACGATTGAAGTTGTTCCTATACTCGTTGAGGGAAGAGCACGAGCATGATTGAATTCTTTACCGTTTAACTCAGTAACCACATGGCAAGAATTGGCTAAACGATTCTTGATGAAATATTTTCCTTCTAGTAAGAATGCCAAGCTTCAAAATGAGATAACTACATTTCAATAACTTGATGATGAATCTTTATATGAGGCATGAGAGCGGTTCAAAAAGTTATTGAGAAAGTGCCCTCACCATGGTATTCCACATTGCATTTAGTTGGAGACTTTTTATGATGGTCTTAATAGCCATCAAAAGATGAGTGACAGGAGTACATGAAGTTATGCATTCTAACAAACATTTTCAATGGaaagttatgccttttggattgaaaaccGCTCCCTCTTTGTTCCAGAAAGCAATGATAAAGATTTTCCAGCTTTTAATGGAAAATGCTTTAATTTACATATATGACATCTTGCTTTACAGCCAGAATGAAGAGTCTCATACTCAATTGTTAGATGAATTCAAGTCCCTAGTTTTCAACTATGGGATTATGCTCTCAGGAAAAAAGATGCAGATCAATAGACCAAAAATTGAATTTTGGGGTATGAAGATTAAATAAGGAAAACACTCTCCAAAGCCACACATATCACAAGAATTTCTCAAGTTTCCAGATGAAAACCTGTCCacaaaatagatacaacaattcTTAAGGATTGTTAATTATCTTAGAGATTTTATTCCTAAAATTTCTAAGTATAATAATCCCTTAAGAAAAATGCTCAAGAAGAATCCTTCTGAATGGTCCTCCAAACAAACAAAGGTTGTGAAAAGATTGGAAGAGCTGTTACAAGAATTGCCTCCACTTCAAATTCTTtctgataaaaaaaaattctacagaCAGACGCTAATGATAAATACTGGGGTGCAGTATTactagaagaaaaagaaataaaaagacaTATTTGTAGATACAAAAGTGGAAGATTTTTAGACGCAGAGATGCATTATCATTCCACTTTCAAGGAAATATTGGCGATAAAAAAAGGTATTTCCAAATTTGAATTTTATCTTGCAGGATATCATATTCTTGTAGAAATGGATATGTCTTATTTCCCTCAAATGCTCAAATTCAAACAGAAGACAGTTCCACACCCGCAACTCCTCAGATGGGCTAAATGGTTTTCACAATTTTCTTTTGATACCAAACACATCAAAGGAAAAGACAATGTTCTTGCTGATTTTCTTTCAAGgcccaaacctaaaattcttacTACAAAAGAGTTTTTTTGGCCCAAACCAATCATGATGTATAGGCCATATTCCTCATCTTCAACCTCTCCTACCTCTTATTCTGTTACTCTCAACCTCAACCTAGAATTTCCACCAGAAGTCTATACCCTTGTTGAAAAGAAAATATTCCATCAAAAAGCCAATGACATAATGTTTGAATACCAGattcaagtttttaaaatttttggggaTTCATTCTTAAACATTAGGGTGTGCATCCAGAGTATCCATTCATACACCCAATTAAGTTTTCAAACAACCAGATGAACTAAAATGGTTTTTGTGGTACCTCACCCATCTTCATCATATTGCAATACAGTTCAATATACCTGACCTTCTCTATTACTTAACAAAGGCCATCAGAGGAAATATTAAAccagaacaccaaaatttctttacatttttaagttGGTTCCATCCTTTACCACAATGGTTGGAAATTATTAACCAACATTGTCTTCAAACTAAGGGAAATTATGGAAGTTATATGATTATAATTTTCTATAAACCccaaatttttatacaatgtgGAAGAGCAACCCAACTTGGATCTTTTCTTACTTCGTGGGTTCACAAGATTATCACTGATGACATTCAAAATTATGGTATCCAGTATAGGGGATTACAAAAATTCCTCTGTCAGCTCAATAGAATCATTCCATTTGAGATATGACCTCCTCCAGACATTACAGCACCATAGGACACATGGCCAACACAACATAAACCTTATCACAAAAAAATCTTAAAAGCCATCCAAGAGTATTATTAAGCTATTCCAGACCCATCAGAATGGTCCCAAGACTACCCGTGACATTGCAGTCAAATCAATCTTTCAAAGTTGAAAATTCATGATAAAGAAGATAAGCATGAAATGGATGAAATGACTGATCACAGTGAAGATTCTATGGATAGTGCTCTACTTCTCCATTCAAATTTCAACAGCTGAAAGAACTTTTTATGGGAATCTTTACTTTTTCTTATCATAAATAATAGAGTGTACTGATGTGTACTGTTTATTACTCTTTACTGTTCTTTATGTACTATTGTAATCGTCCAGCTCATACTTTCCTTCGACTATAAAAGGAGAAGGGAGCATGGCTTGTAAGATCATCGAGTTTTCTCTTAATAAAAATATCAGTGTGTTTTACTATCcaggctttttaaattttttgtttctgTAGATCTTCTTCTCAGAAGTCCAATGAATAAGTTAATAATGAATTGCAATATGATATGCTCTGTGCTTTCCATTTATGGATCCTACACatcgaaaatattaaaattctgaTTCATGATAACAATATTTTTGAGGATTAAGGAAGTGTTTGGAATTAAGCACTTATAACTAAAAGGTAGTGCCTCTTTGAATGATCAAGCAGAATAGTTTGTATTTTTGGCATAGCATACCTGCTATAAGTTCTTTTTTCTTTGCGACTCCCGTCCTTCACCCTCACGAGTATTGGtcatttttttagaatttgtagaacttattttttttaaaatttaatttaaaatttttgaagttttaaagactattttttttcataatcttggaatttttcttttataaaatttaaagatttatttttattgaaaatatgaaaaacttttattattattattatttaaaaaatcaagcacttctgcaaagaaaaagagagtcAATTATGCCATTTTTATAATTCCTCCATCAGTAGAACTAAGACCGAAAAATCGAAATTAGTACAAATGCTCATTGTCTTGTGcgggattaaaattaaaatttcattaaaatacaaCCACCTTTGGCACATTTAAACTAATAAACATTCCGACTAATTAAGGGTGAAATAAATGTTTAAAGAATCAATTGAAAGATACTGGAAAATCATAGACGACAGTTGAACACACAAATAATTCACTCAAACTAAACTGGCTTAGCTACTATTTATATACTTGTAGTTTCTCATATTTTTACTCTTCATGTTCttgatttttcttgaagtactaGTGTTCAGCACATGTCTAATGTATATCCATATCAAACACGTATATACATTCGAGTCTGAATAACATAGACTTGTATTTTAAGATTGAAGTAATCTACTCTGTATTCATCTAACAAGAGGCATGGCAACGACCACAGGAAACAGATTAGTTTAAGAaaccttaaattattatttgcaaCCACTCAACCAATTCAACATTGAGAACTGAGGACACAAAATTGCAGCAAGTACTTGCGTTAGACTAGAATTAGTATTCAGGCAGGCATCCCAATGTACAATGAGCTAACCTTGATGAGTTCTCAACTCGGAGGACTGCCCTCTGCTTTGCCTTGATAGACAGATTCTAAGCACTCCTTAGC includes these proteins:
- the LOC107903761 gene encoding clathrin interactor EPSIN 3 isoform X2, producing MKKALGQTVRDLKRGVNKKVLKVPGIEQKVLDATSNEPWGPHGSLLADIAMATRNYHEYQIIMAVIWKRMSDTRKNWRHVYKGLTVLEYLVAHGSERVIDDIREHAYQISSLSDFQYIDSSGRDQGSNIRKKSQSLVVLVNDKERIIEVRQKAAANKDKFRSTSTGGMNRAGSGGQGDRYDYDYQYGYRDDDRYGRYSDSNSRDGDRYSRDNEDRYVRDGYRDDDYKGRSTSVDGDQYGTRSRSSDRDHAFDDDGDSSRGSNARADDYSQDGRRHEQKFSEQNNGAPPSYEAVNESHSPVHSERDGEISVAAAPRSSSPPASSNPNLATSDFGNLASPSNKNVEAFNAFDPRVSVSAASAGAPVSTPAPAPPTASTSSEMDLLGALSDSWAVVPTLSETPAAEADAHAKGSMPSFAANPSASNSGNQGFDDPFGDGPFKAFPSGDAASAQQQILTPATTFQATMSQNMEAAQPPSVKSEIVTGFDFGESFSAYSTLNASNSQPSSGNFQFLPQELSDPNQEDDILGEILPPSGPANDAALHTVFSAPSSQSALPVATYGQHAQSGANMYQPAQPSANPYGQLAQPSANPYGQNGQPSANPYGQPEQPNANPYGQNGQPSANPYGQPVQPSTNPYGQNGHSSANPYGQPVQPSANPYSQNGQPSANLYGLPVPPSANPYGQSSANPYGQPTQPNADPYGQSAQPNANPYSQPAQTNANPYSQPVQVHANPYGQPAQPSANPYNQPAQPNANPYSQPTQPNANPYGQPVQPSANPYAQPTQSVSAAPQIPGSAAQSSNGSLMIGSNGPVSSQMAAQPPTPAAPATQFNTGNFISKQGSAVPVESQSAPQTTNDSGAHNNSDVLGGFFSQLGSNASVAPQTVPPSLTGALAIVPQPSKDKFEPKSAVWADTLSRGLVNLNISGPKTNPLSDIGVDFDAINRKEKRLEKPAPTAITSTVTMGKAMGSGSGIGRAGASVLRAPANPMVGSGMGMGMGGGPVGGVGMGGYVGMNQQPMGMGMGMNMGMNPGMGMNNMGMNPGMGMSNMGINPGMGMSNMGMNPGMGMSNMGMNPGMGMSNMGMNKGMGMSNMDMNKGMGMNMGMNPGMGMNNMGMNPGMEMNNMGMSAGMGMNMGMGQATHMQSQSGMPGGYNPMMGSSGYSQQQHGGGGGYR
- the LOC107903761 gene encoding clathrin interactor EPSIN 3 isoform X1 codes for the protein MKKALGQTVRDLKRGVNKKVLKVPGIEQKVLDATSNEPWGPHGSLLADIAMATRNYHEYQIIMAVIWKRMSDTRKNWRHVYKGLTVLEYLVAHGSERVIDDIREHAYQISSLSDFQYIDSSGRDQGSNIRKKSQSLVVLVNDKERIIEVRQKAAANKDKFRSTSTGGMNRAGSGGQGDRYDYDYQYGYRDDDRYGRYSDSNSRDGDRYSRDNEDRYVRDGYRDDDYKGRSTSVDGDQYGTRSRSSDRDHAFDDDGDSSRGSNARADDYSQDGSFYRRHEQKFSEQNNGAPPSYEAVNESHSPVHSERDGEISVAAAPRSSSPPASSNPNLATSDFGNLASPSNKNVEAFNAFDPRVSVSAASAGAPVSTPAPAPPTASTSSEMDLLGALSDSWAVVPTLSETPAAEADAHAKGSMPSFAANPSASNSGNQGFDDPFGDGPFKAFPSGDAASAQQQILTPATTFQATMSQNMEAAQPPSVKSEIVTGFDFGESFSAYSTLNASNSQPSSGNFQFLPQELSDPNQEDDILGEILPPSGPANDAALHTVFSAPSSQSALPVATYGQHAQSGANMYQPAQPSANPYGQLAQPSANPYGQNGQPSANPYGQPEQPNANPYGQNGQPSANPYGQPVQPSTNPYGQNGHSSANPYGQPVQPSANPYSQNGQPSANLYGLPVPPSANPYGQSSANPYGQPTQPNADPYGQSAQPNANPYSQPAQTNANPYSQPVQVHANPYGQPAQPSANPYNQPAQPNANPYSQPTQPNANPYGQPVQPSANPYAQPTQSVSAAPQIPGSAAQSSNGSLMIGSNGPVSSQMAAQPPTPAAPATQFNTGNFISKQGSAVPVESQSAPQTTNDSGAHNNSDVLGGFFSQLGSNASVAPQTVPPSLTGALAIVPQPSKDKFEPKSAVWADTLSRGLVNLNISGPKTNPLSDIGVDFDAINRKEKRLEKPAPTAITSTVTMGKAMGSGSGIGRAGASVLRAPANPMVGSGMGMGMGGGPVGGVGMGGYVGMNQQPMGMGMGMNMGMNPGMGMNNMGMNPGMGMSNMGINPGMGMSNMGMNPGMGMSNMGMNPGMGMSNMGMNKGMGMSNMDMNKGMGMNMGMNPGMGMNNMGMNPGMEMNNMGMSAGMGMNMGMGQATHMQSQSGMPGGYNPMMGSSGYSQQQHGGGGGYR